Proteins from one Triticum aestivum cultivar Chinese Spring chromosome 7A, IWGSC CS RefSeq v2.1, whole genome shotgun sequence genomic window:
- the LOC123151545 gene encoding uncharacterized protein — translation MAEYDEQGMAIAAAEILLSLRSRTLARWPDWVPRPSGDLAPAAADLQRPEEAEDELPPIPEGWPKRPRLPPRAVAKGTAWLLSWESPFARLGQPVVARSGACSSGEERARSHPRVTKVKREPLAARRPETPPYYVSAAGSGPSTSGMDRARSRRRPRVSEKAQAAAAAWTDGPMAASSPETPFDYANAAGSGASSSGDEVARSTAKRKAQGSGGSGVPSSGDEGCSSPAKRARADVSIAVAGAGAVQPAVKLEDQKTENNYRDEKGHLLFDLNEDPSMAEEW, via the exons ATGGCGGAGTACGACGAGCAGGGCATGGCCATCGCGGCCGCCGAGATACTTCTCAGCCTCCGGAGCAGGACGCTGGCGCGGTGGCCGGACTGGGTTCCGCGCCCGTCCGGCGACCTCgccccggcggcggcggatctccagcggccggaggaggcggaggacgagCTGCCGCCGATTCCGGAGGGGTGGCCGAAGCGGCCGCGGTTGCCGCCCCGTGCGGTGGCGAAAGGAACCGCGTGGCTGCTGTCGTGGGAGAGTCCCTTTGCGCGGCTGGGGCAGCCTGTTGTCGCCAGATCCGGCGCGTGCTCCAGCGGGGAGGAGAGGGCGCGGTCGCACCCGCGCGTCACGAAGGTGAAGCGCGAACCTTTGGCGGCGCGGAGGCCGGAGACGCCGCCGTACTACGTCTCGGCCGCCGGATCCGGCCCTTCCACGAGCGGCATGGACCGGGCGCGGTCGCGGCGGCGGCCGCGCGTGAGCGAgaaggcgcaggcggcggcggccgcgtggACGGACGGCCCCATGGCGGCATCGAGCCCGGAGACGCCCTTCGACTACGCCAACGCCGCTGGATCAGGGGCGTCCTCGAGCGGGGACGAGGTGGCGCGGTCGACGGCCAAGCGCAAGGCGCAGGGGTCGGGCGGATCCGGAGTGCCTTCCAGCGGCGACGAGGGGTGCAGCTCGCCGGCGAAGCGCGCGCGGGCGGACGTCTCCAtcgccgtcgccggcgccggcgccgtgcAACCCGCGGTTAAACTTGAG GATCAAAAGACCGAGAACAATTACCGGGACGAGAAGGGCCACTTGCTGTTTGACCTCAACGAAGATCCAAGCATGGCGGAGGAGTGGTGA